TTAACATCCAGATTTGCTTATACTTACATTCACTTTTGTACATTTTCATACTGCAACAATATTGTGTCCTCATGTTGATCATTAAAGTTCCACATTATTGTAAACCTGTATTATCTCATCTGGGAAAACTGATTTCTTATTGTTGTTAGTTCATTAAGTGAACTGAATAATTAATATTTCCCTAAAAGAAATGTGCAACACCTACGGAACACTCTTAATCTCATGAGACTGCCACTTTCTTTATGTTAGTTTTTCACtggtgtaacattttaaacactttTCCTGCAGTTTAAAGGCCTTTGTCTGTCtctttttcatgattttcttcTGCTCCCCATACTCAATCTTAGCTCTCTGCCAAGCAAACATGCAGCAGGGAAGATCTGCAGAAGAAATGGAAGGGCCTGTGTCTACCCATGGATCAGCTGGAGAATCTGCTGTCACTGGGCAGCTTCGGCCCAGATATTGACTGGATGGAGTTTTTTGCCCTCGGCTGTAGTGCTCTGGGAGGGGTGAGATGTTAAATAAGGGCAGATATAAATGTTAATACCATGTTATACccctttaaatccactgttaCACTAAGCACAGCTGGAGATATTCAAGCTGTGCCCTATTTGTTCATCTCATAGTGTAGTTCTTAGGCTCAATTCAGACAAAGGTGATCCGAGTTTCTCTATTGAGGTCCCAGGGCTCGAGAAAGAAAGATTAGATAAATCCTTCCCTGACTACATGAATTTTTTCAGTGCTATTAAGTCAATGCTTTTTGCTTACTAAATATAGACAGAGCAGTAGACTGTAACCAAGCTCTACCAATACAACTCGTAATGTCCCTACCAATAAATCAAGCTTATAATTTAAGCAGTAGATACATCAAAATAAATTGGTGGAAAGATCTGGATCTGCAAAAGCAAATGCAGTTCAGCACTGACTCTTTGGGCTTAATGTCTTTCAAATGCTGCTGTTTGTGACACACTGTAACCACATGAGGGCAGTCATGGTCTTTTCCCACCCAACTTTTTAATAGCGTGAGTTAATGTGCCTGCATTTAAGTGCATTTGCAATGTGTGCCTGTGATGCTCAAAATCTATGAATTGTCCTTGATGAATGCAGATGAATTTTTAATGTGTTTCTGATTAAATCCTGTTGTTCAATCTCAGACCCTCATGGCTGCTCTGAAGTATGCCTGTGAGATTCTGACAGAGGATGAGGATGGTGGTGCTGCAAGGATCCCATTCCACACCTTTACTGAACTCTACACCTACCTGGCTGTTTTGGATGGTGACATACCACAAGACCACCGAGACATGTTTCTCAACAGCCTACAAGCACAAGTGTAGGTGACATTTGTTTACATTCGTAAGCATTTCTCATAAATTTCAATCATTTATAGCAGTGAAACCCGCCTCGCTCCATCCATTCAAATAAGAGAGTAGAAGCAGTAGGTGGAAAATTAGGcttatttcttttctcttttctttaggaATGTAATTATTTTCCTCAATTATATCAGCTCTTCTTGGCTCTGTAAAGATCATATGATGTCAGCAAGTATTTCCTCAGACATTGCTTCACCATGGCATCATGTATAACTGCTTTGAATTGTTTCTCATTTTTCTTGattgatattataataaatgtagtAAACACAGAGGCAGGGATGTGTATGTCATTTTAGCATGTACGCTTCCCACATAGAGTGTGCCGAATTGATATTTGCTTTTAAAAGTCAGTACTTGCATACAGAGAATAATTGATAAGAGCTGAATGTAAAACTATACCTATCACATGAAAGATGGATTTTATGCCAATGCATTGAAAATACATTGAGAAGTACTTTAgaccaaaaagatgacaccagtaGGTTTTTGGCAATGATGACTTTGTATGTACTCAACACTGCCTTAGCCCTGTTTAGAACAACATTCCTGCCAGTCAGTCAGTGTTGCTAGTCTAAAAAGCCCAGACACTTTAAAAGCTAAGCCAGGTCCTCTCGCCTTCAGATGGTGTTGTGAGATTGCGATATTCACTGTTGTGAAAATCCATGGGCTGCTGAGTGGAGCAGTTGCACCGATGCACTGATTTCTCTGCCCAGCAGCAACAAGCAAAATGGCATGATTCAGGTTTCCAACTTCTACATCAGCAGGAAGTTGAGGGCATGTGGGACGGAATGCAATGAAGACAGGAAGGAAAGAATAGAAGTAACAAAGTGACAGTGTTTAATTAATAAATGGGCCCACTAATGCTCCTTCAAGCACAGCTGTTGTTTCATTACCTAGAAATTGGGCCCATTAATTGTTAGCATCAGACACATTGGGTTATTATTCATCATTGTCCAGCTGAAAGAGGCAGCTATTTTGAGGCAGGTTGGAATCTTTTAATGAGCGGCAAGAGAGGCACAAAGCTGCCTCACACAAACTGTCAGGTGGAGTGAGAGGATGCTTTTTATTGCCCGTTCCCTTATGTCTGGGTTAGCCAAAGTTCATTTATCATACACACTACCTATCAGCTAGCAGCCTCATCATGTTTGGCCTCTCAGCTGCTGTATTCATTTTGCCTAGAAGATGTAAAAGTGAAGGTAAATGCTGAGGGCACAAGAGCATGATTGTGCCCACTTAGCTCTTGTTAAAGATTTAACCCATCCTGTTTTATTCACTTCATGCCGTGTTTTAAATGGGAAACTTTAAATGCTTACACACGTTTTTGCTCGTTTGTTAAAAAGCAAAAGCAATAGCATGCAATACTAAGAGAACGCACACATGGACTGCACATGTTCAGTTTCACACCTGGTCTTCCTGaactttagctcaatagctttacATTAACATATTTTTAAACACATCAGAGTTTTTCATACACACAGACTGACTTGTACCTATGCCTTTTGAAAGCATTTCATCAGGCAGGACAGGAAACAGGATCAGTGGGGATTCACAGTTCAGTCACAGTTGGCAGTGGGTTTTAGGGGTGGaggatgcaaacacacacacacacacacacacacacacacgtacacacactgaAGCTTACGTCTTGCAGGATTGCAGCTGTGGCCAAGTCCAAGGGGACTGGAGGACAGATAGAAGTCCTGATAACCTGATAACTGTTGGCTCACCACTCGTATGACACAGCAGAGGGGGAATTTGGTCAGAGCTTAAAACAGAGACACTCCTGTGAGCTACAAAACAAGCTAAATAGTTCAGGATGTTGCAAAGTATTTAGTTTAATTTACTCAGAATGCCATGTGAGATACTGTTACAAAAACATCTCAAATGGTTTCAAATTATGCTTTTGTCCAAGGGTTAActttgaaaacagaaataaaggaGAGACTTCAGACTGTTCCCACTGGACCAGGAAATCAGGAACTTCCATATTTTGTTCTTGTGCCACAGTTTCTGATTTCTATGCAGTAGCTGAGGATCTATTAGAATAGAGTACGCAGTGTCAAACACTGTTGACTTTAACAGAATTCATTTCAAGGACTGATTGTTGCTCATACTCAGATGGGGAATTTGGTTTTACTCTTTCTGAACtgtgacagttttgtttttgacaGCGAGAGAgtgtgtttttctgctaaaagcTGAAAACAGCTGGAAAGAAAAAGGTTGTTGATCCTTGCAGGTTTCAGCATCAGAAATACCTTACTTTAATAATTCTAGAAGAAACTGCTTATTTCAAAACTGCACAATGGACAAAAATACACCATACTGTAgcatgtaatataataataatgttaaacaTAGTATGTAGATGTGAAGTCATTTTACTGACAGGAAGAGGGAGGAATTACTGTGTTTGATTGCAGTAGAGAGGAAGGATTTTCTATGGCATTCAGTTAGACACTTTAGACCAATTAATCTACAGCTCAATATTCTTCTCAGTCCAACCACAACACTGTGGAGTGGCTGATTAACATTATCTATAATAGACTGGTGTCTAGACAATATTCTCTACTCTGCCACAGGTCCCAGAGTGTCAAGTTCCTCTCCAACAACAGATCCAGCTCTCTTGAGCAGTTTGTTCAGTCCTTTGGTGACTGCCAACTTCATGTTGCTTCCTCAGCATACAGTAGCATAAAATAGAACACTGGGCAGCACAGACTCATAACACATCCACAGTATCATACTGCAGATGCTGACGAGCCAAAGAATATTAGGTGGTCACTGAGTTCTTTGACCAGTCCAATTTACTGACCAGGTGCATCTTCTTGACCTCCGCTAACTGCTtccaaattccattttttaaaaaacagaccCTTTCAAATAGCGGCGGTTCATCATGGTTTCCAAGTAGTTTCACTTTTCTTATTCTCCTGACAGTGCAGTCTGAAGCAGTGATGTGTTCTTCATAGAGTAACGGATGAGTAGACCTTTAATTCCAGCATTCTCTGCAGCTGAAACCTCTTTGTAGGCTCCTTCTCTGTGAGTATTGTACCACTCCAGTGTTCTATGCTCCATTGTTATTAGATTTTGGAACCAGAAGAAACATGATGTCATTGTAACAATGACAGTGCTTTTAGGGTCTCAGCTCCAGGGTGGACCTTGTTGTGCAACCTCCACTATTTCTTCAAACTTTGCCCATAACATCAGATCTCCAGGGACATGACGAATGTAGCAGAACAGTGTGAaagagacaggaggagagagagtggACACAAAGGCCCCTCTTTTAGCGATCCTCTGTAGCTGTTGTGTAACATGTTTCAGGGTAACGATACAGAAAACATGATTCatactttattttgttgttgtagaACATGGACATTTTATCACTACACTGTACAAGTGTTCTCAGTCCAGCTGTAACCTGTTTTCTTTGCAGTAATTATTTGGttgaaaatgttaatgttttcatgATTCATAGAGTAGAGAATATAGTTTCAGGCTTGGCTTTTCATACATTATTAGTCTATTAAACAATAAACCCCTAACTAAACATAATAGTGGAAAGGTAGCTTCTCAGTATTATGTTTATTGCTTCTCTTGTATTGTACAACTGGAATTTTAACAGATTTAACATAATATATGTTTCAGGGAACTGCAGCATGGAATGATTAAACCTCTAGACTTTATCCATCGAGATGATATGGACCCAACTTCTGCTGGTTCATCAGACTTTTCCAGGAGGACCTCAAGAGCTGAATAAAATTGAGCAGACTGACATAAAGATATTTTCTAACTTATATGATGAATATTGAAAGGTAATCCGGGTCCTGCAAAATCTGCTGGAAAAATGGGTGAAATGTCACTGACGCCAACCCTACCTTTCCTCAAGAAATGTTTAAGAAGCCCTTCCAGGAACTGAGGTGGAGCCACCAAACATAAACAACCACACTTACAAAGGTACCTGTAAATCAAACAAAAACTCCCAAAGCATTGTTGTTTGATGATAATCTTCCAAATAGACCATTCTCTACTGAGACACATATGaggcatgaaatgaaatatcaagaACTGATCCTGTGAAATAAATATATTGAATATTTAGGAATTAATTTAGCATAGTTTTCCACTGATGTGAGgagcattgtattttttttttggaactacAGTTTATGTTTGTAcctttgtttgtgtgtatctAATCTGTTTGTCTAAAGTGGATAAAAGAGATGATTCAATCTGTTCATATGAAGGATTTTACCTTGTCAAACATCTGTCACACTTTACAGTTTCTTTAGGATCGACTCAGTAATGCAGGATAACAATAAATAGGGATTGTCCACGCTGTATTCAAGCCTCTTCTTTTGCACAGAGCACACAACAGCAACAACTTAATTAAGGGCTATTTCTGCCTTGATTAAAATTAGTTAATTACCACTTGTGGAGTATTGAATATCTTCTTTTCAGCTGGTGGCAAAAATGTGCCTGGATTTATGTGTTGTCCATAGATTCTGAAAAGACAGCGCTGTCTTTCCTGGCCTCATTAACTGAGTAATACTATGAAGATTTTCTAATCAAGCTATTAATAATAAGCACATTTCCAGGGAAATCTTAGGCACAAGCAGTCCCATTAAAACCCTGAGGTAAACACTCACTTCTGTTCACACATACACTTCATCACATACACAAACCTGAACAGATCACTGCTTGTGCTGAGTAGACTCACTGGAGATCTTTGTGCAGCACTCCTGCTGCTGGTATGCAGTAGAAGAGACCATAGTGTGCTGGGGTGTTTTGGCTGTTTGTGGTttggatgaatgaatgactaaGCTGGGAGAGCTTGCATGAACTTGTCTAAAAGTAGTGTAGTGCATCAAGTTATTAAGAGGTGGACGGTGGATTCAGAAGATATAAGGTacccaagaaaaaaaacaaaaatgctaaaataaataaataaataaataaatgtatttttattgatttgtacACAAAAATCCAGTCTTCCTCAGTAAAGTGTTTTGTCAGGTTCTAGGAAGATTTTACAGCTAAATGTATATCACTTAGATTCAGTGTTTTTATCATATTCAGCAAAAACACTGACAGCACTGCAGTCACATGGACTGTATAGTTGGATCTTTAGTGTAACTGCAAAAGTCCCTTGGTTGTGGGTAAAAATATTTATGTTCAGCTTTATAACCCATCAGCTCACTGTGATTATCTAACTGGAGGATGATGAGCCCTGGTAGAGCTAATGATATTGGCTTGGCAAGTGATGGTGTTGCTAATGGTACACTATTTACAGCTTGTTCAAGCCTCGCTTGACCACATGTGAATATTATGTACTGTGAGTACATCTATCATAATGAATGAACACAGCAATCAAATTTTCTAAGTGGCCATGTTGTAGTACTCCAGAATATACTAGAACGAAATGAGGATGTTGCGCATAAAGGAGAGAGATTTGGAATTATACCTTCAGTATATAGGCCTATACGCTGCTGATTTTACCTTGTACCCCAGAATCATCATCAACTACAAACCACATAAAGAAATTTGTTGACGACACTGCAGTGGTAGGGCTCAGCAACAGTAATGAGTCTGCTTACAGAAGGGAGGTGAGGCAACTGGAGGCTTGGTGCAAAACTAACAACCTGTGCATCAATTTGAGGAAAACAAAGGAGATGCTTGTGGATTTTCAAAGGAAGCCCTGTACCCATACTCCTCTTCACATCAGTGGAGATCCAGCTGAGATGGTCTCCTGCTTCAAATACCTGGGAGTACAAATCTGAAATCATCTCAGCTGGACAAACAACACTAGCAGTCTACTGACAAAGACCCACCAACACCTGTATTTTCTTAGGCGCCTCAAGAAAGCAGGCCTGAGCCCCTCCATCCTGACTGCTTTTTATAAATGTGCAGTGGAGAGCATCCTCACCTCCAGCATGACTGTGTGGTACAGCAGCTGCACAGTAACGGAGAAAAAAGCACTGCAGCGGGTTGTGAGAGCCATGGGGCATgtctttttttgctgttgttttccaTGCATCGAGGACCTCTACACCAGCAGGTGCAGGAAAAAAGCCCACAGCATCATGGACTATTCCACCCGCCCTCCACATGGACTTTTTACATTTCTCCCATCAGGCAGGAGGCTACGGCACACCCAAGCTCGGACCACCAGACTCTAAAACAGCTTCTACCCAGAGGCTGTTGCCAAAGCCCTGGAATGCACTTTAAATTAGCACTTTACCTTTGTGCACTTTAGAAATGATAAATCATAGCTATTTATGTGCAACTATTTTAAGGGgggatattttattattattttgcttaaATGCTGCTGACAACCGGGACCTGAGTACAgcgtttcgtttctgtgtattctaTATACTGGAATGATAAATAAATTTTGAATCTTGAATGTTGAACTGCTTACTTTGGATGTAGTTAATGCCAATAGTTTTGTGGAACTGAAGAGTTTCTATGTAAGACAGGTTAGATCttctttatcatcattattatccaATCTACCAGAGCTTGAGTTGACACAGTGACCCTACTTCTGCTTGCACAACACTATAACCACTGATAATTTTTATTACTTTACTACCTACAATGTAACCAAGCAGCTTTCAGGAAGCCCACACATTTTCCCTTTGATAGTTAAATATGATTAAGATTCTACACACTTAAGGGCTGTGTGTGTAGTGACCTGATGAGTGTGAGCCAGGGAAGTCACAAAGTTTGTCAACATCCAAATACACAGACTTCACCGTTACCCTAGCTTCAGTCCCTGTTGACCATTACTGGATATGGAAAATATCCTTTCAATATCTGTGGTGATTTGTTAACTATGGTGCAACCAGGCAGTGCAACCTTTGAAGAtgtataatgacaaatacaaacgctGTCACCATCACAGCAGAAAAGTGACACCATAGAGACAGAGGAGCCACAGGGGAGCAGAGCTCTCAGCTGGGGGTAGATGAATGTATAAAACCTAATAATGGGTACACACTGGGATTGTTATGCTCCTGGTTTTTCCACAGCAGGTAAGGCCAGCAAACTGATGGTTTTAATCACTGAGAGAAAATGATTATCTTTGTAAATCTGACGTGGCCCCTATATAAGACAGCACTATGTTAGTAATTGGATGCCACATCACTTCATGGATGTACCATGAAATTTTTCATGACAGATAAAGGTTCACGTTTCTCAGGTGTTTCATATAATTGCTGAGGCCTTAATAAGTACTGCGAGGGTTATTTCAGGTTATTTCTATGACCTTTTAATGTGCCTCTAGAGATGTAATCCACTAAAACTGTACTATGTGTTCCACAAGTGGTCATTTTGGACAGGTAATGGTAGATGATTGTAAAGTGTTTTGACTGATGGCAAAGCAGGAATATTGTACCTTTTCAGTAAATTTCAAATTtgtttaaaaatttttatttttcagtgcatATAGTATAGTCTTATCATCAGCCACAAGGGGACGCTGACAATCCCCCATAAAATGGTTGAAAACATCCTCAAATACCACACAAATTATTAACTGATGCCTTTCggattatttagaactgtttttaaggcAGTTACAAAAATCTGtccaaaactgtatttttcataGCATATAGTATAGTGTTGTACTCAACCACTAAGGGACGCTGATGACCCCCCATAAAATTGTTTAAAACCTCCTGAAATACCTCATAAATTAtcaattgatgcctttgggattatttagagtTGTTTTGAAACAAATACAAAGATTTGactaaaattgactttttctgaGCATATAGTAAAATCTTATTCTTGTCTACCGGGGTGTGTTGATGACCCCCTGAAAAATGCTGTGAAATAACTTCAAATATCTCACAAATCATGAATTGATGCTTTTGGGATTTTTTAGAACTATTTTAAGTAGTTTAATAAATCTGTAAAATGTATTCACAGTGGATTTTCAAGTTATTTCTTAGGTCTTTTCTGGTGACCACCACTATCCTCCATTGGTGAAGTAAGGCTCTACTATGTGCTCTGTAAATGGTCATTTTTGAGAGGTTTTGGTACATGTTTACAAGGTTGTTTAAGATCATTTCTAAGGCATTAATAAGGATGACCAGGGGTATTTCAGGTTATGTCTAAAGCTCTTTCATGTAGTTCTCAAATGCCTCTGGGATGGAGAAGGCTACAGTAAAGTTAAACATGTGTTCTAAAAGTAGTCATGTAGGACAGATTTTTTGACATACTGCTTTGCTGTAGTGATTTAGATCATTGTAAAGGCATTGCAGTAACTATTATCAGAAGTTTTTCAAGttattttttcttatgttttttgtcaaatcgCCACTGGCCTCCAGTGGTGGAGAACTAAAGCTAAAATGGTCTCACAAAACAGTCATATTGGACTGGTTTCCAACCAGTTTCCACTGTGTTATATATATTTTCTAAGGTATAATAACTACTCCCTGTGTTGCTTCTGGTGGTTTCTAAGGCATTTTCAGGTGATCCCTATAGAACTCCAGTGGTGGAGTAGTAAGACTCCCCCAGGACTGTGTCATCTGAGAATAGTTATGCATTTATAGGTGTACAACAAGGACTGGAATGCCTGTGGTTTATTTGAGCCAAAGAAAGAGAAACATGAGAGGCAAAGATGAATCTAATCCAACGTCTGGGACGATGGACCAAAAGTCAAGAGACATAGAGGACAGCCAGTGATCCAACCTGGAGCATCTGGAGTCAAGGAGAGGACTGTAGGAGGCTGGAAGAAGGGAGAGGAGACAGACACATAACATGTAGAGCATGTTTTTGAGAGCGAAAATGTACTCTGTATGCTTGGAAAATTATATTTGTTTACTGGGTTGATATGGTAAATGTTTCTAAAAGGTGTTTAATATTTACTAATGCTATAGTAGGTTGTAAGGTCATTTTATGGAGGTCCACAACAGACATTTTGGACAGGCTCTCATACATGTTTCTAAAATCCCCCAAAAGAAATGCAGTGTATGGACAATACAATGTGAACTGGTgattgttttcatgcttttttgtgCAAAAGCCACATCCAGGAAAAAAAGCAAAGGTAGGAGTAGGAGTATGTGAACattataaataagtaaaaacaaaacaaaacaaaacaacacatgtTCCTCAATGAAAAACAGCAGGGAGCTTGGATGTTTCACTCTCTACGATGCATAATATAGATAAGATTCCAACAATCTGAATGTATTTCAGTGTGTAAAGGGTGAGGGAACATGCATAAGATGAACACCATTAATTTCCATTCCCTCAAGTGGCACCGCATCAAGAACCATTATTCCTTTATAGTTGATAGAACCACGTGGGCTCAGGTTTACTGATCCACAATCCACGTTTTCAGTGAATGACGGTGCATTCAAGTACCTCAAAGCCAAGAGAAGTCGACAACACTTCTCTATACAGGTAACAATAGGCTTCATTTGGGCACAGAAAAATATGACCTGGCATTTGTGGATGAGAATACATATTGTATAACTTAACAAAGGTTTGCAATGGTAATCCTAGATAGTCCTGAATTACTCCTACCTCATCTTGTGTTTGCACAGAATGTGAGGAAtggatgtatatttacaaatgtaATGAATTTGACCAGACAAAACATTACATATGCTATGTTAATACTGTCTACAAACAAATACAAGCCGTCCAAGAAAACTTTAACATCACTACTTTCttcttttattaatatttttctgAATTGTGCCAACTATTTCTTATCTGGGGGTGTAGATGATtgccaagacatcaacaagtacTCCTGTTTAGAGTCAGGTAAGTGTTTGTGGTGAGAGCACACATACTTTTGCACGTATgattaaatatatttaatttttgatgaaACAGcttttgcacatgcacacacaacagATGTAAACCTATATCTACTTTCACTTGGGTTCAGTACCGAGTAATGAAACCCACACTATGTCTCTATCATCGCAGCTGGCTGGCGGCCAAGAAAACAGGACAGAGTAAGAGTGGGTACGGCACAGAATGCACCAGGGCTGTACAGAATGTAAAATAAAGTTCCCAAGGATCAAAGAATCATGGAACATCTCTCTGATCACTCTATTTTCTGCTTACTAGTGAGGACTAAAATGATCTTTCTAatcatacaagaaaatacagggaatttatgcacagccttaaaacacactcacacacacacacacacacacacacacacacacacacacacacacatacacacacacacacacacaca
This genomic window from Sphaeramia orbicularis chromosome 20, fSphaOr1.1, whole genome shotgun sequence contains:
- the ropn1l gene encoding ropporin-1-like protein isoform X1 — its product is MPLSDTMYCAQQINIPPELPDILKNFTKAAIRTQPKDVLVWSAAYFSALSKGERLPVKDRLEMNVATQKTDTGLTPGLLKTLHKQLSAKQTCSREDLQKKWKGLCLPMDQLENLLSLGSFGPDIDWMEFFALGCSALGGTLMAALKYACEILTEDEDGGAARIPFHTFTELYTYLAVLDGDIPQDHRDMFLNSLQAQVELQHGMIKPLDFIHRDDMDPTSAGSSDFSRRTSRAE
- the ropn1l gene encoding ropporin-1-like protein isoform X2; the encoded protein is MPLSDTMYCAQQINIPPELPDILKNFTKAAIRTQPKDVLVWSAAYFSALSKGERLPVKDRLEMNVATQKTDTGLTPGLLKTLHKQLSAKQTCSREDLQKKWKGLCLPMDQLENLLSLGSFGPDIDWMEFFALGCSALGGTLMAALKYACEILTEDEDGGAARIPFHTFTELYTYLAVLDGDIPQDHRDMFLNSLQAQV